The Alphaproteobacteria bacterium genome includes a window with the following:
- a CDS encoding DMT family transporter, whose protein sequence is MRIPSVVTGVLFASLSTMIGGVTVVLTRLIISQSDSLTFASVRYGLAAIFLFAVLLITARIPHISRRDFLGLALFGIIMFSGFPFFMTRALEDTTAARGALMFAILPLVTILIGTLFRIERLTLRKLVGIAIAITGTSIVLGESAADAAPQAIRGDAFMFLAILCAAVFNVFSTRYFARYGSLAVVSIAMVIGSAVLFALAVAFGHPFSGSLDFDLRGWFIMFLLAIPGAAFMNFLWGRSLQLITPTQATITVGLNPVTALLLGAWILSEPITFRIVIGVALLITAIVVTTTEPRNSPAVPTSSG, encoded by the coding sequence ATGCGCATTCCATCCGTCGTCACGGGCGTGCTCTTCGCGAGCCTTTCGACGATGATCGGCGGTGTAACCGTCGTGCTCACCCGGCTGATCATTTCCCAGTCGGATTCACTCACATTCGCGTCCGTCCGCTACGGGTTGGCCGCCATCTTCCTATTTGCGGTCCTGCTGATAACGGCCCGCATTCCGCATATTTCCAGGCGGGACTTCCTCGGGCTCGCCCTGTTCGGCATCATCATGTTCTCGGGCTTCCCGTTTTTCATGACCCGGGCGCTCGAGGACACCACCGCAGCCCGCGGTGCGCTTATGTTTGCCATACTTCCGCTCGTTACGATTCTGATCGGCACCCTCTTCCGGATCGAACGGCTGACATTGCGCAAACTCGTCGGGATCGCGATCGCCATAACCGGCACTTCGATCGTCCTGGGAGAAAGTGCAGCCGACGCGGCGCCGCAGGCCATCCGAGGCGATGCCTTCATGTTCCTGGCCATACTGTGTGCAGCTGTTTTCAATGTGTTTTCAACGCGATACTTCGCACGCTACGGCAGCCTCGCCGTTGTCTCGATCGCTATGGTCATCGGCAGCGCGGTCCTGTTTGCATTGGCCGTTGCGTTCGGACATCCCTTCTCGGGATCCCTCGATTTCGATCTCCGGGGCTGGTTCATCATGTTTCTGCTGGCCATACCCGGCGCCGCGTTCATGAACTTCCTGTGGGGGCGCTCCCTACAACTGATCACCCCAACCCAGGCCACCATCACGGTTGGCCTCAATCCTGTTACCGCCCTGCTTCTGGGTGCCTGGATTCTCTCCGAACCGATCACCTTTCGCATCGTCATCGGCGTGGCCCTTTTGATCACCGCGATTGTCGTGACCACTACCGAACCGCGCAACTCACCGGCCGTGCCGACATCATCCGGATAA
- a CDS encoding ABC transporter permease — protein MNYLRPAIVFIGILAIWQAAVSGFAIAPFILPGPLAVIDVAVERADTIAGHALVTLSEILLGLLFGTLLGTTSALVMAYFRRARAWVLPILVVSQAVPVFALAPVLVLWFGYGITPKVAMATLIIYFPVTAAFYDGLRRTEPGWVDLARTMGASKAAILRQIRIPAALPAFASGLRVAAAVAPIGAVVGEWVGSSAGLGYYMLLMNGRVQTDAMFAALLVLALLAVTIYFLIDAALRRLISWQADVDPTTSNQH, from the coding sequence TTGAACTATCTTCGCCCGGCCATCGTTTTCATCGGGATACTGGCGATATGGCAGGCCGCCGTCAGCGGCTTTGCGATTGCACCGTTCATCCTTCCCGGGCCACTCGCCGTGATAGACGTGGCCGTGGAACGCGCCGATACGATCGCCGGCCATGCGCTTGTGACCCTGAGCGAAATACTCCTGGGTCTCCTGTTCGGCACGCTTCTGGGAACGACCAGCGCGCTCGTCATGGCCTATTTCCGCCGTGCGCGCGCCTGGGTATTGCCCATACTTGTGGTGTCCCAGGCCGTCCCGGTATTCGCGCTCGCGCCGGTGCTGGTCTTGTGGTTCGGCTACGGGATCACCCCCAAGGTCGCGATGGCGACCCTCATCATCTATTTCCCGGTCACCGCTGCCTTCTATGACGGGTTGCGGCGGACCGAGCCTGGCTGGGTCGATCTGGCCCGGACGATGGGTGCATCCAAGGCCGCCATCCTGCGGCAAATCCGAATCCCCGCAGCGCTACCCGCCTTCGCATCGGGCCTGCGTGTTGCCGCTGCCGTGGCCCCTATCGGTGCGGTGGTCGGCGAATGGGTCGGCTCGTCGGCCGGGCTCGGCTATTACATGCTGCTGATGAACGGGCGGGTCCAGACGGACGCCATGTTCGCCGCCCTTCTCGTCCTCGCATTGCTTGCGGTCACGATCTACTTCCTCATCGATGCGGCACTTCGCCGACTGATCTCCTGGCAAGCCGACGTTGACCCCACGACTTCGAATCAACATTAG
- a CDS encoding ABC transporter ATP-binding protein/permease, whose translation MAAHRRTSEPVIETPARRSGAELRAIRALAPYMWPKGQVEMRVRVAIAMVLLVAAKVATVAVPAVFGKAVDALEADATGAAIAVPVSLLIGYGLLRVGQQAFAELRDFVFAKVGQRAIRSIALRVFKHLHALALRFHMDRQTGGLSRAIERGIKGIDFLLRFMLFNILPTLVEIGLVCGILWSLFGFIFSLITFVTVVIYIIFTLSFTEWRLKYRRAMNDSDSEANTKAIDSLLNFETVKYFGNEAHEAQRYDVSMQRYEKAAVKSLTTLSLLNVGQGLIMALGMTILLVLSGFQVADGTMTIGAFTAVNLYMMQLFQPLNFLGFVYREIKQSLVDMEQMFGLLEENREVEDSADAQPLAVGDGVVRFDHVSFRYDPRRAVLKDVSFDVPAGSTVAIVGASGAGKSTISRLLFRFYDVEAGSISIDGQDIRTVTQQSLRAAIGIVPQDTVLFNDSVFYNIQYGRPTASPAEVEEAARLAQVHDFVMSLPDGYNTRVGERGLKLSGGEKQRVAIARTILKSPKILLFDEATSALDTHTERGIQAALEQVSADRTALVIAHRLSTVVNADEIIVLDDGTIIERGRHDELLAQDGAYAELWRRQQAAALREEETASDMADGVFIPAPAEQT comes from the coding sequence ATGGCAGCCCACAGACGTACTTCCGAACCGGTAATCGAGACCCCCGCACGGCGTTCGGGCGCGGAATTGCGCGCGATCCGTGCGTTGGCGCCCTATATGTGGCCGAAAGGCCAGGTCGAGATGCGGGTCCGCGTGGCCATCGCCATGGTGCTTCTCGTGGCGGCCAAGGTGGCCACCGTTGCCGTGCCGGCGGTCTTCGGCAAGGCTGTGGACGCGCTGGAGGCCGATGCGACGGGTGCGGCCATTGCAGTCCCGGTGTCGCTCCTGATCGGGTACGGCCTGCTCAGGGTCGGCCAACAGGCATTCGCGGAACTGCGTGACTTCGTGTTCGCCAAAGTCGGTCAACGGGCCATTCGGTCTATCGCGCTGCGGGTCTTCAAGCATCTGCACGCGCTCGCGCTGCGATTTCATATGGACCGCCAGACCGGCGGCCTCAGCCGCGCCATCGAGCGCGGGATCAAGGGCATCGATTTCCTGCTCCGCTTCATGCTGTTCAACATCCTGCCGACCCTGGTCGAAATCGGATTGGTGTGCGGCATTCTGTGGTCGCTGTTCGGCTTCATATTCAGCCTGATCACCTTCGTGACGGTGGTGATCTACATCATCTTTACGCTGTCCTTCACCGAGTGGCGCCTGAAATACCGTCGCGCCATGAACGACAGCGACAGCGAGGCCAATACCAAGGCGATCGACAGTCTGCTGAACTTCGAAACGGTCAAATATTTCGGCAACGAGGCGCATGAGGCGCAGCGCTACGACGTCTCGATGCAGCGTTACGAGAAGGCAGCGGTCAAAAGCCTGACCACATTGTCCCTGCTCAATGTCGGGCAGGGCCTCATCATGGCGCTTGGCATGACGATCCTCCTCGTCCTGTCGGGCTTTCAGGTGGCCGACGGCACGATGACGATCGGCGCTTTCACGGCCGTTAACCTTTACATGATGCAATTGTTCCAACCCCTTAATTTTCTTGGGTTTGTCTACCGGGAAATCAAACAATCCCTGGTCGACATGGAACAGATGTTCGGGCTACTCGAAGAGAATCGCGAGGTCGAGGACTCGGCCGATGCGCAGCCGCTTGCCGTCGGCGACGGGGTAGTCCGTTTCGATCATGTCTCGTTCCGTTATGACCCGCGACGCGCGGTCCTGAAGGATGTGAGTTTTGATGTGCCGGCGGGCAGCACTGTCGCCATTGTGGGCGCGTCGGGCGCGGGAAAATCGACCATCTCGCGCCTGTTGTTCCGCTTCTACGATGTGGAAGCGGGGTCAATCAGCATCGACGGGCAGGATATCCGGACCGTGACCCAGCAGAGTCTGCGTGCGGCGATCGGGATCGTCCCTCAGGACACGGTGCTGTTCAACGATTCCGTCTTCTACAACATCCAGTATGGCCGCCCGACGGCCAGCCCGGCCGAAGTGGAGGAGGCCGCGCGGCTCGCCCAGGTCCATGATTTCGTCATGAGCCTGCCCGACGGCTACAACACGCGGGTCGGCGAACGCGGACTCAAGCTCTCGGGCGGCGAGAAACAGCGCGTCGCCATCGCCCGCACGATCCTTAAAAGCCCGAAAATACTGCTGTTCGACGAGGCTACGTCAGCGCTCGATACCCATACCGAACGGGGAATCCAGGCCGCTTTGGAACAAGTTTCGGCTGATCGGACCGCACTCGTCATCGCCCACAGGCTTTCAACCGTGGTGAACGCGGACGAGATCATCGTACTCGACGACGGCACCATCATCGAACGCGGTCGTCACGATGAATTGCTGGCCCAGGATGGCGCCTACGCCGAACTCTGGCGTCGCCAGCAGGCCGCGGCCCTGCGGGAAGAAGAAACCGCGTCGGATATGGCCGACGGCGTCTTCATTCCCGCACCGGCCGAACAGACCTAG
- a CDS encoding DUF192 domain-containing protein, with product MLKINNIYRAGNTVIPLLFVLFLYAPALAQDDVAFDRSTLKIETVEAVHNFEIEIATNDEQRARGLMFRNEMAPDAGMLFIYRRDRVLSMWMANTYLPLDMLFIASDGRIVRIAENTIPLSRTTISSRKRARAVLELNAGTARRLGINVGDRVVHDGLPGQ from the coding sequence ATGTTGAAAATAAATAATATATACCGGGCAGGTAATACGGTAATACCGCTACTATTCGTTCTCTTTTTGTACGCTCCCGCACTCGCGCAGGACGATGTGGCGTTCGACCGTTCGACCCTCAAAATCGAGACGGTCGAAGCCGTGCACAATTTCGAAATTGAGATCGCAACAAATGATGAACAGCGGGCCCGGGGGCTGATGTTTCGCAACGAAATGGCGCCGGATGCTGGGATGCTGTTTATCTATCGCCGCGACCGTGTTCTGTCCATGTGGATGGCGAATACCTACCTTCCGCTGGATATGCTTTTCATCGCTTCTGATGGCCGTATCGTTCGGATCGCCGAAAACACCATTCCACTGTCGCGAACGACGATCTCGTCGCGCAAGCGTGCGCGCGCGGTGCTGGAGCTCAACGCCGGGACCGCCCGACGCCTCGGCATCAACGTCGGCGACAGAGTTGTCCATGACGGACTGCCGGGCCAGTAG
- a CDS encoding ABC transporter ATP-binding protein, with product MTPTDLNDPATAEMLGLNVRNARLSWGDTVFLDGFSFSAPAGSWTCLLGESGVGKSTLLRVIAGLIEPAAPTEIRAHDGSRLENRVAYMAQQDLLLPWLSAAENVALGARLRGERANRARTLDILDRAGVAGRANALPSELSGGERQRVALARTLMEERPIVLMDEPFSALDAITRTRLQDLAVELLVNRTVLMVTHDPFEALRLADGIFVLTGGMQPADASIVPPGLAPRDPTDPALRDSHHRIMQRLTGNTAQTTGDVA from the coding sequence GTGACTCCAACCGACCTGAACGATCCAGCGACCGCGGAAATGCTGGGGCTCAATGTTCGCAACGCCCGGCTCTCCTGGGGCGACACCGTTTTTCTGGACGGGTTTTCATTCTCCGCACCGGCGGGTTCGTGGACATGCCTGCTGGGCGAAAGCGGCGTCGGCAAATCCACCCTGCTCCGCGTCATCGCCGGGCTCATCGAGCCTGCCGCCCCGACCGAGATCCGGGCGCATGACGGCTCGCGGCTTGAAAACCGGGTTGCGTACATGGCACAGCAGGATTTGCTGCTGCCCTGGCTGAGTGCGGCCGAAAACGTGGCACTGGGCGCGCGCCTTCGCGGCGAACGCGCTAATCGCGCGCGCACTCTCGATATTCTGGACCGTGCGGGTGTCGCGGGGCGGGCGAATGCGCTGCCTTCGGAATTGTCCGGCGGCGAGCGCCAGCGTGTCGCCCTGGCACGGACCCTGATGGAGGAACGGCCGATCGTGCTCATGGACGAGCCGTTCTCTGCGCTGGATGCCATCACGCGCACGCGTCTGCAGGACCTCGCCGTGGAGCTGCTCGTCAACCGCACGGTGTTGATGGTGACCCATGACCCGTTCGAGGCCCTGCGACTGGCCGACGGCATTTTCGTCCTGACCGGCGGCATGCAACCCGCCGACGCGTCCATCGTCCCCCCCGGATTGGCGCCACGTGACCCGACGGACCCCGCATTGCGGGATTCACACCACCGGATCATGCAACGCCTGACCGGCAACACGGCCCAGACCACCGGAGACGTGGCTTGA
- a CDS encoding ABC transporter substrate-binding protein gives MKNLILSFFLILFLNMGQAAAADKITVMLDWFVNPDHGPLFVALERGEFEKRGIEVELIAPADPNDPPKLVAAGRADLAISYQPQLHLQVAQGLPLARIGTLVATPLASLVVLADGPITSIADLKGRKVGFSVGGFEDALLGAMLAKHGLNLDDVELVNVNFSLSPSLMSGQVDAVIGAYRNFELNQMDINGRPGRAFFLEEEGVPAYDELIIVAKNDRLSEPAFAAFLDAIEAATQFMINRPDEAWELFIKDRKDLDDELNRRAWRDTLPRFALRPAALDRGRYDRFAEFLKGRGLIETIPPVETYAVELR, from the coding sequence ATGAAAAATCTCATATTATCATTCTTCCTCATCCTATTTCTCAACATGGGTCAGGCGGCGGCGGCCGACAAGATCACGGTGATGCTCGACTGGTTCGTCAATCCGGACCACGGGCCGCTATTTGTTGCGCTCGAGCGCGGCGAGTTCGAGAAACGGGGTATCGAGGTTGAACTGATCGCGCCCGCCGATCCGAACGACCCGCCCAAGCTCGTCGCGGCGGGCCGTGCCGACCTTGCGATCTCCTACCAGCCCCAGCTCCACCTGCAGGTCGCTCAGGGTCTGCCGCTGGCGCGGATCGGCACCCTCGTCGCAACGCCGCTCGCCTCGCTGGTCGTGCTGGCGGATGGGCCAATCACCTCGATCGCGGACCTGAAAGGCCGCAAGGTCGGATTCTCCGTGGGCGGTTTCGAAGACGCGCTGCTCGGCGCAATGCTGGCCAAACACGGGCTCAACCTCGACGATGTGGAACTCGTGAATGTCAATTTCTCGCTTTCGCCGTCCCTGATGAGCGGTCAGGTCGACGCCGTCATCGGCGCCTACCGGAACTTCGAGCTCAACCAGATGGATATCAACGGCCGGCCGGGCCGCGCGTTTTTCCTCGAGGAAGAAGGCGTCCCCGCCTATGACGAGCTGATTATCGTCGCCAAGAACGACCGCCTGTCGGAGCCGGCTTTCGCGGCGTTCCTGGATGCCATCGAGGCAGCCACCCAGTTCATGATCAACCGGCCTGACGAGGCCTGGGAGCTGTTCATCAAGGACCGCAAGGATCTGGACGACGAGCTGAACCGCCGGGCCTGGCGCGATACGCTGCCCCGCTTCGCGCTACGCCCGGCCGCCCTGGACCGGGGCCGCTATGATCGTTTCGCCGAATTCCTGAAGGGTCGCGGCCTCATCGAGACCATCCCGCCGGTAGAAACCTACGCCGTAGAGCTGCGCTAG
- a CDS encoding acetoin utilization protein AcuC, translating to MNQTARARTPAPIRRLARPLFIGNDIYRRSNFGPKHPLSVARVPATIDLCRAMGWLPDNAYIESAAASPAEIVRFHDPDYLHALRRGERLLELSAADRERYNLGRLENPIHDTMYSRPATSAGAVLAGAELLGSVDSGIVYSPAGGTHHGRPDRASGFCYFNDLALGLLRLKDLGFTRILYLDFDAHHGDGVQDAFAGDPGVFTLSIHEERRWPFTGGLDDDAGGTACNIPVPRGLRDSEFDLIIEEIVMPIGQRYGAEVVVLQCGADALADDPLSRMELSNRAIWRAVSRVASLAPRMLVTGGGGYNPWSVARCWSGVWAVLNGFEIPDVLDGASRLVLAGLEWNRAGGRNPPAHWFESIADLPGQGAVRAPVRALVERAYNMQLRKSTNG from the coding sequence ATGAACCAAACTGCGCGCGCCCGCACACCAGCCCCAATTCGCAGGCTCGCCCGACCGCTGTTCATCGGCAACGATATCTACAGGCGGTCCAATTTCGGCCCGAAACACCCGCTTTCCGTAGCCCGGGTGCCCGCGACCATCGACCTGTGCCGGGCCATGGGCTGGTTGCCCGACAACGCCTATATCGAGAGTGCTGCGGCGAGCCCCGCCGAAATTGTGCGATTCCACGACCCGGATTACCTGCATGCGTTGCGCCGGGGTGAGCGTTTGCTCGAATTGTCGGCTGCGGACCGCGAACGCTACAATCTGGGTCGCCTCGAGAATCCGATCCACGACACCATGTACAGCCGTCCCGCGACGTCGGCAGGCGCGGTGCTGGCGGGGGCGGAGTTGCTCGGCTCGGTCGATTCCGGGATCGTATACAGTCCGGCAGGCGGAACCCATCACGGCCGCCCGGATCGGGCGAGCGGTTTCTGCTATTTCAACGACCTGGCCCTGGGGTTGCTGCGTTTGAAGGATCTCGGATTCACGCGAATTCTGTACCTCGATTTCGACGCCCACCATGGAGACGGCGTACAGGACGCGTTTGCCGGTGACCCGGGCGTGTTTACGCTTTCGATCCATGAGGAACGCCGCTGGCCTTTCACCGGCGGCCTGGATGACGATGCGGGCGGCACCGCCTGCAATATTCCGGTGCCGCGCGGCTTACGCGATTCCGAGTTCGATTTGATCATCGAGGAGATTGTCATGCCGATCGGACAACGTTACGGCGCCGAGGTCGTGGTCCTGCAATGCGGCGCCGATGCGTTGGCGGACGACCCGCTAAGCCGGATGGAATTGAGCAACCGGGCGATCTGGCGGGCCGTCTCAAGGGTGGCAAGCCTCGCGCCGCGGATGCTCGTAACCGGGGGCGGGGGGTACAATCCCTGGAGTGTCGCGCGGTGTTGGTCCGGTGTGTGGGCGGTATTGAACGGATTTGAGATTCCCGACGTGCTCGATGGGGCATCGCGTTTGGTTTTGGCCGGGCTTGAATGGAATCGCGCGGGGGGACGAAATCCGCCGGCGCACTGGTTCGAAAGTATTGCCGATTTGCCCGGACAGGGCGCCGTTCGGGCGCCGGTTCGCGCGCTTGTGGAGAGGGCCTACAACATGCAATTGAGAAAGTCGACGAACGGGTAA
- a CDS encoding Na(+)/H(+) antiporter subunit D has protein sequence MIEFPPGLLLILGALPVPFLRGWLRGIWMLALPVAAFALLYSLPDGNHYPITAFGQELELLRVDALSRVFGYVFIIAIFLGVIYSLHVRAVEEHVSGLIYAGAAIGAVFVGDLVSLFVYWELTAIASVFLILARRTPEALAASMRYLIIQVGSGVLLLAGLIVRWHETGSIEFGHIGIDEAGGVLILLAFGIKAAFPLLHNWLQDAYPQATPTGTVLLSAFTTKLAIYALARGYAGTEELIWIGVTMTAFPIFFAVIENDLRKVLAYSLNNQLGFMVVGVGIGTELALNGAAAHAFTHIIYKSLLFMSMGAVLHRVGTTLATELGGLYKTMPFTTVFCIIGGASISAFPLFSGFVSKSMILSAAAHEGYYFTWLVLLFASAGVFHHSGIKIPFFAFFAHDSGKRPKEAPLNMLIAMGFASILCIGIGVWPSALYAILPFEVDFIPYTDSHVLSQVQLLFFSALAFTVLMRTGLYPPELRCTNLDTDWLYRRLARDILRRLTQAGGLIQARFYGAVNRRAQRFLEQLYRHHGPQGVLARTWPTGSMVLWVALLLFAYLFLYFVDIF, from the coding sequence ATGATTGAGTTCCCGCCAGGCCTTCTGCTGATCCTCGGCGCCTTGCCGGTGCCGTTCCTGCGCGGCTGGCTGCGCGGAATCTGGATGCTGGCCCTGCCTGTCGCGGCTTTCGCGCTGCTCTACAGCCTGCCGGACGGCAATCACTACCCGATCACGGCCTTCGGGCAGGAACTGGAACTCCTGCGCGTCGACGCCCTGTCACGGGTGTTCGGCTACGTGTTCATCATCGCCATTTTTCTCGGTGTTATCTATTCACTCCATGTCCGCGCGGTGGAGGAGCATGTCTCCGGGCTGATCTACGCCGGTGCGGCGATCGGCGCTGTCTTTGTCGGCGATCTGGTGTCGCTGTTCGTTTACTGGGAGCTGACGGCCATCGCCTCGGTTTTCCTGATCCTGGCGCGGCGCACTCCCGAGGCGCTCGCGGCGAGCATGCGCTACCTGATCATTCAGGTCGGCTCGGGTGTTCTCCTGCTTGCCGGGTTGATCGTGCGCTGGCACGAGACCGGCTCGATCGAGTTCGGACATATCGGCATCGACGAAGCCGGCGGCGTGCTGATCCTGCTGGCCTTCGGGATCAAGGCGGCGTTCCCGCTGCTCCACAACTGGCTGCAGGACGCCTATCCCCAGGCAACACCGACCGGCACGGTGCTGCTGTCGGCCTTTACCACCAAGCTTGCAATCTATGCGTTGGCGCGCGGATACGCCGGCACTGAAGAGCTGATCTGGATCGGTGTCACCATGACCGCGTTCCCGATCTTCTTTGCGGTGATCGAGAACGACCTGCGCAAGGTGCTGGCCTACAGCCTGAACAACCAGCTGGGTTTCATGGTGGTCGGGGTGGGGATCGGCACCGAGCTGGCGCTGAACGGTGCGGCCGCACACGCCTTCACGCACATTATCTACAAATCGCTCCTGTTCATGTCGATGGGCGCGGTGCTGCATCGCGTCGGGACCACGCTGGCCACAGAACTGGGTGGGCTCTACAAGACGATGCCCTTCACCACGGTGTTCTGCATTATCGGTGGCGCGTCGATTTCGGCGTTTCCGTTGTTCAGCGGTTTTGTCAGCAAATCGATGATTTTGTCCGCCGCCGCCCACGAAGGATATTACTTCACCTGGCTGGTCCTTTTGTTTGCGTCCGCCGGCGTGTTTCATCATTCGGGAATCAAGATCCCGTTCTTCGCGTTTTTTGCCCATGATTCCGGCAAGCGGCCGAAGGAAGCACCGCTCAACATGCTGATCGCCATGGGGTTTGCATCAATTCTCTGCATCGGCATCGGTGTGTGGCCTTCCGCGCTGTATGCAATTTTGCCGTTTGAGGTGGATTTCATTCCCTACACGGATTCCCACGTGCTCTCACAGGTGCAGTTGCTGTTCTTCTCGGCGCTGGCCTTCACGGTGTTGATGCGTACGGGGCTATATCCGCCTGAGCTGCGCTGTACCAACCTGGATACGGATTGGCTCTACCGGCGTCTGGCGCGCGACATCCTGCGCCGGCTCACGCAGGCTGGCGGGTTGATCCAGGCCCGCTTCTATGGGGCTGTAAACCGTCGTGCCCAGCGATTCCTGGAGCAGCTTTACCGCCACCACGGCCCACAGGGTGTTTTGGCGCGGACCTGGCCTACGGGCAGCATGGTTCTGTGGGTCGCGTTACTGCTGTTTGCCTATCTGTTCCTGTACTTCGTCGATATTTTCTAG
- a CDS encoding monovalent cation/H+ antiporter subunit D family protein, whose protein sequence is MESADHILLALLIPTVGALLIVLTRRNPNLREAVTLVIAGMLFVNVLQLLPVVLAGGRPDLFGFAVTPGLEVAFRIEPLGILFGLIASFLWIVNSFYSIGYMRGNKEPRQTQFYVAFAVALAAALGIAFSANLFTLFLFYEILTLSTYPLVAHHGDAKARRGARIYLIILLGTSIVFFIPALVWTLAIAGTLDFTPGGILAGKASGLTTGLLLALFAFGIGKAALMPVHKWLPNAMVAPTPVSALLHAVAVVKAGVFTILKVSVYIFGSDHLLATGASEWLIYLATFSLLAASVIALTKDNLKARLAYSTVSQLGYIVLGAAIATPLALVGAGMHILMHAFGKITLFFVAGAIHTATHKTEISQLNGIGRAMPFTMGAFFIGALSIIGLPPLGGAWSKLYIALGGMDGDYWFVVAALMISSVLNVAYLMPIVVRAFFRPPDADEHGHGHAPAAESDGFWARISEAPMLCVVPLMFTAFACFILFFAPDAVEGLLQGMLEVPR, encoded by the coding sequence TTGGAATCCGCTGATCACATTCTGCTCGCGTTGCTGATCCCCACGGTGGGGGCATTGCTCATCGTGCTGACGCGCCGCAACCCGAATTTGCGCGAAGCCGTCACCCTCGTGATCGCGGGGATGCTGTTCGTGAATGTATTGCAGTTGCTGCCGGTGGTCCTCGCGGGCGGGCGTCCGGACCTTTTCGGTTTCGCGGTGACGCCGGGCCTCGAGGTTGCGTTCCGGATCGAACCGCTAGGCATATTGTTCGGGCTGATCGCATCATTTCTGTGGATCGTGAATTCCTTCTATTCGATCGGCTATATGCGCGGGAACAAGGAACCGCGGCAGACCCAGTTTTATGTGGCGTTCGCCGTTGCCCTGGCGGCGGCACTGGGAATCGCATTTTCCGCGAACCTGTTCACATTGTTCCTGTTCTACGAAATTCTGACCCTGAGCACCTATCCGCTGGTGGCCCATCACGGCGATGCAAAGGCGCGTCGCGGTGCGCGAATCTATCTGATAATCCTGCTGGGCACGTCGATTGTATTCTTCATTCCGGCTCTGGTCTGGACGCTCGCAATTGCGGGAACCCTCGACTTTACGCCCGGCGGAATCCTCGCCGGCAAGGCAAGCGGCCTAACGACCGGATTGCTGCTCGCGCTGTTTGCCTTTGGCATTGGCAAGGCGGCATTGATGCCGGTCCATAAATGGTTGCCCAACGCCATGGTGGCACCGACGCCGGTGAGCGCATTGCTGCATGCGGTGGCCGTCGTGAAAGCGGGCGTGTTCACGATCCTCAAGGTCTCGGTCTACATCTTCGGATCCGACCATCTGCTGGCGACCGGCGCGTCGGAGTGGCTGATTTATCTGGCGACTTTCTCACTTCTTGCCGCCTCGGTGATCGCGCTTACCAAAGATAATCTGAAAGCGCGGCTCGCCTATTCGACAGTCAGCCAGCTCGGCTACATCGTGCTTGGCGCGGCAATCGCGACCCCGCTGGCGTTGGTCGGTGCGGGCATGCACATCCTGATGCACGCCTTCGGCAAGATCACGCTGTTCTTCGTCGCCGGTGCGATTCACACTGCGACCCACAAGACTGAGATCAGTCAGCTCAACGGGATTGGCCGTGCGATGCCGTTCACGATGGGGGCGTTCTTCATCGGGGCGTTGTCGATCATCGGACTGCCGCCGCTGGGCGGGGCCTGGTCCAAGCTCTACATCGCGCTGGGCGGCATGGACGGCGACTACTGGTTCGTCGTCGCCGCGCTGATGATCAGTTCCGTGCTCAATGTTGCGTATCTGATGCCGATCGTTGTGCGGGCCTTCTTCCGGCCGCCGGACGCGGACGAACATGGGCATGGTCACGCACCCGCTGCGGAATCCGACGGCTTTTGGGCGCGGATATCTGAAGCGCCCATGTTGTGCGTGGTGCCGCTGATGTTCACGGCGTTCGCCTGTTTCATTCTGTTCTTCGCACCTGATGCGGTCGAAGGGCTGCTTCAGGGCATGCTGGAGGTGCCGCGATGA